The Rhodothermus sp. genome contains the following window.
TTCTGCTCGATCAGGGTTCGCAGCCGCTCTCGCGGCAGCATGTCTTCCAGGGCATCATAGAGAGGCCGCAGATATGGATCAACTTTTTCCCGAAAGTCTCCAGGCAGGAAGCCCAGCCGCTCGCCCGCTTCAACGGCTGGCCGCGAAAGCACTATGCGTTTGACCTGGCGGGCTTTCAGCGCGGCCACCGCCAGCGCTACGGCAGTGTACGTTTTGCCGGTGCCTGCCGGCCCAATCGCGAACACGATGTCGTTTTGACGGGCCATCTCGACGAGCCGGCGCTGATTGGGCGTTCTGGCTCGTATCGGTACACCGGTCGTCGTGTACAGAATGACGTCGTCAACAGCAGTGGGTGCGGCACCGGCTCCATCGCCTGTGGTGAAAAGCGCCAGTACGGTATCTACATCATGCTCGGAAAGCTGACCATGACGGTTGAGCAGAGCGGTCAACTCACGAACCGTCCGTTCAATACGTTCGAGCGCTTCGGCTTCGCCTCGCAGAATGAGCTGGTTGCCTCGGGCAATGATCTGGACTCCCGGGAAGGCTGCTTCCAGCTTGCGCAGATGTACATCGCCTATCCCAAAAAGCAACACCGGGTTGACATGCGCAATCGTCAGTCGCTTCTCGGCCAATGCAGGCTGCTTCGTAGTTTGGTGAAACAATTTACTTAACCTTCTCGGGTGCAAACCGTTTAACGGCAGGTCACGCACTTGGTGCCCGTTGATTAAGCTGCTGGACTTATGGCAAAGACGCTGGTTCTTGAGTTCACCAAAATGAACGGGGCCGGGAACGACTTTATCGTGCTGGATAACCGGTTCTATGCGTTCTCGGATGAAGCGTTGGCTGCGTTGGCCCGACGCTACTGTCGCCGTCGGTTTGGGATTGGTGCCGACGGGTTGTTGGCACTGGCACCGGCGCAACAGCCCGGGATGCACTACCGAATGCGCTATTTTAACGCCGACGGTAGTCGGGGGACGATGTGTGGTAATGGTGCTCGATGTCTGGCACGGTTTGCCTGGATGGCCGGCATTCGGGCTACGCCCTTGCGTTTTGAAACGGATGCCGGAAGTTACCAGGCCGAGGTATCCGATGATCCCCAGGTACCTGTGCGGCTGTATCTACCACCGCCTGGATCCTACAAGCCACACCCCCCTCTGGACACTGCGCTGCCTGACGGCATGATTGTAGCCGCTTTTATCTGGACAGGCACGGAGCACCTGGTTTGCTGGGTGCCGTCGGTTGCGGACGCACCGGTGGCTGAATGGGGGCCACGGCTTCGAGATGATCCTGCATGGCAACCACGAGGCGTGAACGTGGATTTTGTGGAGGTAGTGGGTGAGCAGCGGGGGCGAAGCGTGCTTCGGGTACGTACATACGAGAAAGGGGTTGAGGCGGAAACGCTGGCCTGTGGTACGGGCGCCGTAGCTGCTGCACTGACTGCCTGGCGGCAGGGCCGGATATGCCGGCTGCCGATCGAGGTGCACATGCCAGGTGGCATACTGACTGTTGGCTTTCGGCCAGAAGCCGAGGGCGAGAGAGAACTGTTTCTTGAAGGACCAGCTGTGCCTGTGTTTCGTGGCACCGTCGAAGTGCCTGTACCACTGACCACATCCTGAGCCCTGCCTTTGCCTGGCTGACGGGAAAGGGGCAGGGCTTGCCTGCCTTGTGCGTACGGCAATCGTGCCGGTCAAAGACCGGGTACGAACCGATGTAATGCCTTGCGAAGCCGGGTTTGTTCAATACATTGCAAAAAAAACAGGCACCTCATCAGAGGTGCCTGCTGCCGCTCCGGGTATGGGGTTGGGGTTCAGCGGGGATTACAGCTCAAAGCGACGGCGGTAGTCCTTGATGTCGGCTTGTTCACGTAAGGCTGCCAGCCATTGCGTCATCACTTGCTGGCGACGCTGGTTGAGCAATTGCTGTCGGATCTGTTCTCGCATCTGTTCTCCCAGCGGTGGCGGTTCGTACAGGCGGGTAAGCTGGACTACAAAGGCTGCGTTCTCGCCAGCTACAACCTCCGAGGTTTCCCCTTCTTGCAGGCCAAACACCGTGCCGATAAACCGTGGCTCCCGGCCCAATCCGGGAATCAACGTCTGGCTGTAGCTGAGCTGTGTGACTGTCTGCACCGTGGTGCCGAGCGCTTCGTCCAGCCCGTCGAAGCCATGCTGCTGGAGTGCCTGACGCAGGCGAGCCACCTGCACCTCTTTTTTCTTTTCCAGCAGTACGCGGGGACGAATCTCGTCACGAACTTCTTCAAAGGAACGATACCCTTCAGGAGTCACCGCGACCAGTTGTAAGACGATAAAGCGGTCGTCCAGCTCAATAACTGGGCTGATGTCGCCCTCGTCGGCATCGGCCAGAAAGTTCAGAATCGCTCGGCTCTGGCCTATGCCGGGGAGGAACTGCTGGCCTTCTTCGACGCGCATTTCCTGCACCTGCAAGCCCATGCGCCGGGCTTCCCCTTCAAAGTCTTCAGATTCTTCGGCATAATAAGCCAGGTCTTCCATACGCTCCTGGATGCGGTTCAACGTCGCCAGCGAAGGTGCCAGGCGCATGGCCAGGTCGGCGATCTGCACCTCCTGGTTGGAGCGACCCGTTACCTCGATCAGATGATAGCCGAAACGTGTCTCGACGGGTCCTATGACACGGCCGACCGGTGCTGAGAAAGCCGCCTGTTCGAAAGGTTTGACCATGCGACCGCGCCCGAACCACCCCAGATCCCCTCCACGGCGGGCACTGCCGGGATCGTCGGAGTGTTCACGGGCCAGGGTGGCGAAGTCGGCGCCCTGTGCCAGCTGACGTTTCAGCTCCAGGGCTTCCTGGCGCGCTTGTCGGCGCGCTTCAGGATCGCCTTCCGGCGCTCGGATCAAAATATGGCGGGCTCGAATGACCGTCTCATCCGAAGGACGGACTGCACGAATCTTGATCAGGTGGGCCAGTCCACCGGCGATTACTGGTCCGACCACCTTGCCTGGTTGCGGATTTTCAAAGATGACGTCGCCCAGTGCTGGATCCAGTTCGTCTCGCCGGAAGAAAGCATCGGTGAACGGCCGCTCTGAAGCGTAGCGGGCCAGAAAAAGGGAGTCATTCTCGGTCTGGGCAAAGCGTTCCTTGAGCCGGTTCAGGTCTTCGAGCACCTGCAGGGTGTCTTCAGCAGTAGGGTTTTTAGGGAGCGTGACGTAGGCGACCCGGTACGTACGCTTACGCTTGAAGTCGTCCCGGTGTGCGTTGTAATAGCGGCGTAGATCGCTCGCTGACACCGAAACCGAATCATCCGGCACTTCGGCGTAGCGCAGTGCAATGTACCGCGCATCCGCGCGCAACGTGCGCCGCCGGTATTCTTCTTCTACCTCTTGGTCAGACACGTGTACGGTAGCCAGCAGCAGTTGCTCCAGCTTCTGACGGGCCCGCTCGGCCCGCAGAAATTCTTCCAGGCGAATCCAATCTTCGCGCGCAGCCGGGTTGTCAATGAAGTTTTGCAGCAGTGCGCGGTTGACATTGCCGTTTTCGTCACCAAAATACGCTTTGATAATGGGGTGTGGGTCGTCGCCCAGGACCATCTGCACCACTTCATCATCGGTTACCGTGATGCCCAGACGCTCCATGGCCTGCTGGCGCAGACGGTCTTCGACAAGCGCGTTGAAGACCTGCTCTCGAATCAGGTCACTCATCTGCGGCGTTGGTGCTTCGCCCGTCTGCTGCTGATAGGCCTGTATCTGGGCCTCGACGGCCCGGACGTACTCCTGATACGAGATAGGATCACCGTTGACTTCGGCAATGGTGTTGCCGGTGCGTCCGACCACGTCGAAGGCTCCCGAATCCTGTAGCACCCAGATGATGCCAAAGGAGATCACCAGAATCCACAGAATGACTCCGGTGTTCTCCCGGAGTTTGTTCATGACACCCATGCGCGCAACACGGTTTGGTTGGCTTCCTCGCAAAAAACAAGCGGAAGTTAACAAAAATAGCGGCGCAGCCCAAGTAGAAGGTCAGCTTACTGCGCCCTGCTTGAGTAAAACGGTGCCTGTGCTGATTTGTTCGAGGGCGTCAGGCGACGCGCGAGCGAACGCGTTGTAGCTCGGTACGCAGCGTGAGCAGCGTTTTGCCCAGGATTTGCGAGATGCGGGCTTCGGTGAGTCCGAGCAATTGGGCAATTTCGCGTAGCGTCAGGTTTTCGTAGTAGTAAAGGGCCAGGATATTTTGCTCGCGTTCCGGAAGGCGCTGAATGAGTTTGTAAATGTATTCAAGGAGCGAGGCTCGGTCGATAGCTTCAAATTGTTTTTCCGCCTCTTCATTGGGAATGGTCTCAAGCACACTCTGATCCCCATCCTCGCCGATGGTATCTTGCAGCGAGAGGGCAAAGCGTCGCTGTGCGTCGGTCAGCAACGAATGGTATTCTTGCAGGGAGATGCCGAGGTAGTCGGCCACGTCCTGATCGTCGGGTTCGCCGCCGAGTGTCTGGCGGAGCGTATCGATAGCCTGCTGGAGCTCAGCAAGCTTGCGGCGTCGCTCCCGTGGCAGGGCATCGATTGAGCGTAGATAGTCGACAAGGGCACCGCGAATGCGGCCATAGGCGTACGAGACGAAAGGAGTACCGCGGGATGGATCGTAGCTGTCGAGCGCCTGGAGCAGCCCCATGAGCCCTACGTTTTCCAGGTCTTCACGGGTGACCAATGGGTGATCGGGGACGCTCAGGCGCCCGACCAGTGAGCGCACCAGGGGCACGGCCGCCAGCACTACCGCCTCGCGGTTGGCGGGCGAAGGGTCGGCCACATACTGCTCAACAAGCTGTTGCAGTTGGTAGCCCATGGCTCAGCTGCTGTGGACGTCGGACAGATGTCAGGCGGCGGCCGGTGCAGTCATCTGGGGGGTACGAGGTGGGTGCTGGTCTGTCTGTTCGGCGGCTGCTTCCGTGCCCTGAGCGGATGGTTCAGAGGTTTCCGCTGATTTCGGAGCCAGGGTCAGGATCCAGCGGATCGCTACGTAGCCAAGGTGCAGGATGAGAAAGGCGCCCAGGGCCGTTAGCACGGCCGTCATCAGGGCGCGGTCCACAGAGGCAAATTGCCAGAGCTGAAGAAACAACACAAACACCCCGATAAGGCCACTGAGGTAGGTAAGCAGGCTCTGCATGGTTGGTCGTGAATGATGGCAGGTGTTACCTTAGAACTCCGAGGGTGAACGGAATCAAGATGCATGCCACGCTGCATTATGGTGTGGGGCAGGAGGCTGGCTGGTCAATGGTACCGCGTACGAGTGCCGCTGCCAGTCGCTGAAAGGCGTTGCGCACCGGGCCAGGTGTCTGGACAGCCGGTTGCTGTCGATGCACGCTTTGCCGCACCTGGGCGGAAAAAGGTACCCAGCCGAGGTAAAGTGGGCGATGGTGTAGAAAGTGCTGGGTGAGCTGGGCGAAACGGTCGGCTATGCTACGGGCTTCGGCCTCGGTATCGGCCAGGTTGACCACACAACCCAGCGGATAATGAGGAGCGCGTTGCCAGAGCAGCTTACAGAGCCGGTAAGCGTCGGCGATCGCGGTAGGTTCGCCTACAATGACCAGCAGTCCCAGGTGGGCACGGTCGAGCGCCCAGCGCACTGGACCTTCGGTGCCAGCGGGTGCGTCGATGAGCACAAACGTATGGGTATGCTCCAGCTCCTTCAGTAGCCAGTCGAGCGTCTGGTACAGGGCAGTATGGTGGCCGTCGGCCGCCCCAGGCTCGGCCACCGCCTGTACCAGCGTGAAGCCCGAACGGGTCGGATGTAAAACATCGTCCAGTTCGACCCGGCCGCGTGCCAGGTCCAGCACACTGGCTGACGGTGTTTCGTTGAGCAGGATGCCACAGGCGCTCTGGCCAAAGTCGGCATCAAGCAAAGCGACACGTTCGCTGCGTACAGCCAGCGTTTCAGCCAGGTTGACGGCCGTAATACTTTTGCCGACGCCGCCTTTTCCACTGACAATAGCTATAACAGTAGAACGACGTTTCATACGCCTTGATGGTCAGAGTCGAAGCAGGTGTTCGATGAAAGCGGCTGGTGAGAATCCTTCCAGGCTATCAGGTACGTGAGGGCCGCGCGAAATACAGGCAACCGGACGGGCCAGCGCTACCAGCCAGTCGTAGAGCCGTCCGGGCCGACGCACTTCGTCCAGATGCGTCAGTACCAGGGCGTCCGGGGGAAGGGGGAGTCGTCGGATCCATTCCGGTGGGAGATCTTCCAGGTTACAGGTGGCGTTCAGGCAGAACAGTACCTGGAGTGGAAGCACCGGGGTGAGAAGCTGGCGCAGGTGGAGCAATAATCGACGGGCCGGGGCCTCCTGAAGTGGCAGGGCGGGGGTGTCGATCAGAATCTGATCGAACCCCTGCACGCGTCTGAGCGCTGCCGTCATCTCCGGCAGGGAGGCGATGGTCTGTACTGGTAGTTCGAAACGGCGATACAACTCAACCGGGCTCAGATACGGGTGTGTTTCGGCGTCTTCCGGTAAGAGTACAAGTACAGCGGTGGTGCGCCGGCCAAAGAAGCTGGCGTGTCGGGCCAGCTTGAGAAGTAGCGTGGTTTTGCCAGCGCCAGCCGGACCGATTACAACCTGCGTGCCCTGGAGCGGCCGGGGAGTGGTCGG
Protein-coding sequences here:
- a CDS encoding PhoH family protein, which codes for MAEKRLTIAHVNPVLLFGIGDVHLRKLEAAFPGVQIIARGNQLILRGEAEALERIERTVRELTALLNRHGQLSEHDVDTVLALFTTGDGAGAAPTAVDDVILYTTTGVPIRARTPNQRRLVEMARQNDIVFAIGPAGTGKTYTAVALAVAALKARQVKRIVLSRPAVEAGERLGFLPGDFREKVDPYLRPLYDALEDMLPRERLRTLIEQNVIEIVPLAYMRGRTLNAAFVILDEAQNATTQQMKMFLTRLGTNSRAIITGDITQTDLPSPEHSGLVEVRHVLEGVEGIAFVYFNREDVVRHRLVKDIIEAYERFAQREQNGGGTATAPKTD
- the dapF gene encoding diaminopimelate epimerase, translating into MAKTLVLEFTKMNGAGNDFIVLDNRFYAFSDEALAALARRYCRRRFGIGADGLLALAPAQQPGMHYRMRYFNADGSRGTMCGNGARCLARFAWMAGIRATPLRFETDAGSYQAEVSDDPQVPVRLYLPPPGSYKPHPPLDTALPDGMIVAAFIWTGTEHLVCWVPSVADAPVAEWGPRLRDDPAWQPRGVNVDFVEVVGEQRGRSVLRVRTYEKGVEAETLACGTGAVAAALTAWRQGRICRLPIEVHMPGGILTVGFRPEAEGERELFLEGPAVPVFRGTVEVPVPLTTS
- a CDS encoding peptidyl-prolyl cis-trans isomerase, whose amino-acid sequence is MEDLAYYAEESEDFEGEARRMGLQVQEMRVEEGQQFLPGIGQSRAILNFLADADEGDISPVIELDDRFIVLQLVAVTPEGYRSFEEVRDEIRPRVLLEKKKEVQVARLRQALQQHGFDGLDEALGTTVQTVTQLSYSQTLIPGLGREPRFIGTVFGLQEGETSEVVAGENAAFVVQLTRLYEPPPLGEQMREQIRQQLLNQRRQQVMTQWLAALREQADIKDYRRRFEL
- a CDS encoding FliA/WhiG family RNA polymerase sigma factor, encoding MGYQLQQLVEQYVADPSPANREAVVLAAVPLVRSLVGRLSVPDHPLVTREDLENVGLMGLLQALDSYDPSRGTPFVSYAYGRIRGALVDYLRSIDALPRERRRKLAELQQAIDTLRQTLGGEPDDQDVADYLGISLQEYHSLLTDAQRRFALSLQDTIGEDGDQSVLETIPNEEAEKQFEAIDRASLLEYIYKLIQRLPEREQNILALYYYENLTLREIAQLLGLTEARISQILGKTLLTLRTELQRVRSRVA
- a CDS encoding P-loop NTPase; translation: MKRRSTVIAIVSGKGGVGKSITAVNLAETLAVRSERVALLDADFGQSACGILLNETPSASVLDLARGRVELDDVLHPTRSGFTLVQAVAEPGAADGHHTALYQTLDWLLKELEHTHTFVLIDAPAGTEGPVRWALDRAHLGLLVIVGEPTAIADAYRLCKLLWQRAPHYPLGCVVNLADTEAEARSIADRFAQLTQHFLHHRPLYLGWVPFSAQVRQSVHRQQPAVQTPGPVRNAFQRLAAALVRGTIDQPASCPTP